TGACTGGCCATCATTGGAGGAAGCCATCATCACATCCTCCTGACTACTTGGCTGTTGAAAAGCTGTGGTATTTAGCTTGATGGTACGTCCAGCAATGCCACCCAAAAGTTGCTGCTCGGTCACAGAAGCAGGCACGGATCGGGTCAACTTGTGTACAAACTCGTTTGCGGATCGCCGAACTCTTTGTCCATGGTTTTCTGGCTTAAAAGActtggttttgttttcatgAAGATCACCTGTCAGCGCCTCATTGATCATCTGAGGATCGAGCACTTCAGATCCCATCTCATCAAAGAAGTCCTCTAGGGATTCAGAAGGTTCGTCCTGAGCAGAATCCTTCTTTGGCTCCACTTTCACCGCAATGGTGCCCACTTGGTCATCCTGTTGCGACTCTTCTGGAGTCAAATCATCTTCACGACGACTGATGGAGGTATGAAGAAGGGCAGCAGAAGACAGATCAGAGCCCAGATTGATGTACTTGCGGGTAGAGCTCTTTATGAGATTTGCGATGTCAAACACTATGGGCAAAAGCAGCTTTTTGTCATTGCCAAACATCATGCGAACCTGATTAGATTAGAAAAATCGTTAGAAAGATATTAAATGTGTAATATTAATTTCCCTATTCGTTAATTATAGATGTACGTAAATATATTTGAATCGGTTCTGAAACTCACCTGTTCAAACTTAAGTTCGTGCCCCTTTTTGGCATTCATCTGAGCCGAGATCAAAGCGGAAAGTGCCAATCGCTGTTGAGAAGATAGCACTCTTAAGATGGGCAATACTTCGGCGAACTTCTGGCGCAATCCCTCATCCGCCAAGGCTTTGGCCAGAGCATTCCTCAAAATCCTTTCCCGCCAGTCAAAAGGTGGTAATTGTTTCTCCGGCTCAGGTTCATCCAGATCGACGCTAAAGTCCAGCATATTGGACTCCAACTTCTTTTCGGCCAGCTCCGCCTTTTTGGCCTCCTCCGGATCCACCAGTTGCCAGTCCTCCGTAGCAGCATCATTTGAATCAGCGAAATCAAAGTCCAGCAGCTCCTCGTCGGCGGAGTTCCCACTGACCAGATCCAAGTAGAGCACACAATAGAGCAGGGCCCAGAAAAGGCAGCCGAAGGCGCGGCCAGCTTTCATTTTCACTCTGGCTTTATTTTCttggctttgtttttaattgcagcAGCCGTCTGCAAAATGACAAAAGGCAAAGGAAAGTTAAAGCAAGGGGGCGGTCACTGGTGGTTATTAAGTTGGCACTAATTTTCCGAAATAACAAACGAAACAAAGACGTCttgttaattgtttatttatgacTAGAGTGCACCCCAGTCGCCACTCGCACGCTTTCAAAAAATCAGTTTATGGTTTATTCTTGGACGGGTTCAATTCGGCTTGGCAAATTCAAAACCATTCATATTTTTGGCTTTCCATCGAAAGCAAGAGTCATTAACATGAGCGTAAACTATTACGACTGTGCAGTAAGAGACATAATAGTAATCTTGGCCAGGCTATTACAGCAGCACAGTCGTCTCCGGCTTTAGGTAATCGCACTCAGCCATCGGCTTCGTCATCATGATCTTCACTGTCATCTCTGCTGACTGCCCAACAAGGCGTGAAGCACCGAAGTTGCTCTggttgttgctatttttaccATTGTAATAGGTACTTTCGCGCACGGGGTTATGACTCCTGACTAAACTGGCCGTTTTGCGGTAATAACACCAGCCATCCAAAGGTCGGGTGATTGATTTGACTGCGCCTTAACTTCCTATCATCATGATGAAGAGATGAAGACATTTGTCAGGCTAAAATACCTCTTCTCCCTATGAACTGCGATTTTCTCTTCTTGTCTATGCAAATGTGTTCAGCACAAAGGAAAGTCTTTCTTTCCTTTTGTTCGTTATTTATGTAGTTGGCGGCTACCACAAGGAGTCGACAAATCTGAATGCTAACAACACCCAAGCCAGGAAAACTCCTCCGAGGCAATGGCTATACCAGCTGCATCGATGTTTTGACCTTTTGTGCAgatgaaaagtgaaaatttggctgcagcagcaccaagCACCATCGGCAGCGGCAAGCAGTTGACAGTTTAGAAAAGGCAGCCAAGGCCAGCATGAAAACTTATGGCGGACGTGGGCTGGAGAGGATCGGCCAGCGCGATTCACGTCTCTTCGGGGCACCCAAGGCAAGGCAAGGCAAGCAAATAATTGAATGAAATGATGCGCACAGTTTGCGATGCACGAACGTGAGGATGCTGCCGTTGTCATGATGCAGGCAGGCTCGATGTCTTTAATTTATCTCGCACACCTGCGCACAGGAGACCCCGCTAATGGATCCTACGCAAGGGGGAGAGATGGCGGCGcttctggttttttttttgtgtggccTTTGCATAGACGTATAGATACGAGTACTTGTTTGAAGCTGGGAAAGTGGCATAGTacgataaatcaaattaagccAATAAGTCGCAGCCGTTTCCCATATATGCCAACCATTATTTCGGTTCCCAGGCATCCAAGTAATTTCGCGTGGGTGCCATTTGCAAGaaagtaaatacaaattacagacgaaaatgggaatgggttTGCAATGGATTGCAATTGAAGATGCTGCACTCTGCTTGCATGCGATCACTCGGCAAATTCTTTGGCCACTTTAATTAACTTGTAATTTGCGTGCGTTGCGCAGACAACGAAACGGGGCCagtcaaaaaaataaaaaaaaagcaaaaaaagcaaaaaaacaaacgagacgaattgaagaaaacaaattaaagcgCTGCAAATGAGAAGAGAAACATCTGAAAGCGAAGCGCGAAACCAAGAAAGTCGTACTGACAATCTCCGCAGAATCCTACTAAGCAGACTAAGCAGCCCCAGAAGCAACTAGGTGCTAACCGACTAACCTAGTAAGCGAACCCGCTGAACCACTAACCGCCAACAGCTGTCGAGCTCTGTTGGACAGATCGGGAATCAATATCTTCATCGCATAGGTTTGGCCACCCGAACTGACATATAAATTCCAAACCAATTTATCGGTCCCTAAACGAAAGACTTAAGACACAAACTTGACGACCAACGAAAAGCGGCAACTCATATCAATAAACgaaaacacacgcacaccttTTAACAGCGTGGACTGACACAATTTCCTCAGGCGTAAAGAATAAAaagaattcaaatttttgtgcgtcgttgttgttgttattgctgggTGTAAGCGCTCTTTTATTTTCGTTCATTTAGAAAGTTGTTTCCATTTCACATATTTGGCTAAAATACACTCACAAATGAAATGGTATTTTAAAATTCcaatttcgattttgtttcTTGTTCTCCGCTTTGCGCTCTAGGTTTTTACGATTAATTTATAATGCTAAAGCAGAGCTTCAGAAATCACCTCAGGTCAGCTTGGCTTCAGTCCACTGttctttttgttcttgttctcCAAGCCACTCCCTTCTCCAATCTTCTGAGCTTCGATGTTTAGAGTGAACACTGTTTATTTCCTGTTGCGGTGCCAGAATCGAGTTTCCATTCCACTCCACTTTGAAGAgataattttcactttttataGGATCTTTGGCAGCAGCATTCGCTGATTTTCAGCTGTCTGTATGCTGAATTTTCACAGTTTTCACACGCGCCTTAATTAACAGAAATTTCTACTTTGCCACACTTCTTAACGCCGATCGCTTGGCATTCACcttcgttttgcttttgagCCAGCTTTTTATTTTCCGACTGCTACGTCTGAACGCTTTCAACACTCGCCGCAGACTGATTTGCTGCCTCAACTGCTGCTTACTGCTTCTTTACCTAccgcttttgctgctgctgcttctgctgctgcggtttttgttgctgcttcagctgctgctgccgcggTGACTTTGCCACAGTTGGCGTTCTGGACCCAATGGACCCATTGCAGTAAATCCAACATAGCTGCGTGTTTGTGCATTAAAAATGCGCATCGGCAAATTGCATTTCTTGTGCAGTTCGCAAGTTCATTGAACCGTTAGTTGGCTCACATTTGAATATtcataaatttgaaattaatttacgTTTAGAGCGGAAGTTTTCCTATATTTATAGGCTTTGTAGCAGCCTCGCCTGCCCAGTTCGTGTCTTCAGTCATTTGTTTTGGCACTGGGTCAGGAAGCGATTTGCCTAAAACGGAAGCGTGCTAAACGGCGTATCTAAACTGCTTTCTATCGGCATCATTAGCCACGAAAACCACTTTGACCACTTCATTGGGCGTTTCGGCCGCCCGCGAGGGTCAGCCCCTAAAGTTAAGgaaagaaaattaatttcgCAGCCACGGCACTTTCgtttttcaaaacaaaagcccTCGGTAGCAGCATTGGGCAGGTGGTTAGCGCCTCCGCCTGTTTTTCAGCCACCGAACAGTGGGACAAAGCGAAGTCATGCTGAAAAAGATATAAAGTAACACAAGGTGATATcttcaaaaaatattgaaaatatatacttaattttctgtataataattaatacctgttttattttactgaaatTAGTATTTTATGTTATCgcttcaaaaatatttttcggtactttgcaaaattaaaaactaaaaatttaaGATTGAAGTGAAATTTTGTATTCATAAGATTTACATGTTGGCATGTTTAACATCTATGTTTAATATATTCCTagttaattacattttactGTTTTGCATCCCACTGTGCAATGACTTTGACTTGCGTCTAATAACGACTTTTCGTGATTTTGACGTTTCGCTTTTTTGCGCTTTATTGTTATTTCTTCATCATTGGCTAGGACCATAAACTATCGGCTTAACTGCTCCAGGGCAGTGGCAAGTGCATCCTCCCTCCGGCTTCTGTGGCACTTTCAATGACCACTTAAAGTGCATTTTCTTCACACTTTCATTGGTAACCACAGCGGCAAAACGGCATCAGctgaattttcatttcattttcacgAACACGCAATGTTTTTCAGCCTTTACGCATTTTATCTTAATGTCCATTTGTCGACATTACCGCATCGCTGGCCGTGTGTTTAATTGCAGCGTCATCAATCAAGCAACCATCGCCGAAAGTGTCCTTCACTCACTCAACTTGGTTGCACTCGGTTATCCATGGctctctttatttttttgcggCATAGACTTTCCGCTACCGGCGTTCATCCCGGCTGACCAACTTGCTGACCATAAAACTGCGCGATGCACTTGGCTAATTTGcacattacatttttaatttaatatttatttctttacttTGTGATGTTTGTGTTCCGGTCCGGTAGTAAAATGTTACTTAGCCCTGCAGTCTGTTCAGTTCATCTGGGGTTTGCTAAGCTTGCATTTTGGAATAGTCACAAGCTCTTGGCATATTTAATCGAATGCATAAAAGCATTGACATTGAAAATAATCAGGTTTGCCTTTTAAGTTcacatttaagtttaatattCAAAATACATGCcgaataatttataattatgcATTCCTACGCCTCTTACTCTTGTCCGATGAAAACTCTTCCCTCAAAGCAATTCCGGTTTTTAATTAACTCCGTTGgctttaaaatttgtaaagtaCCGGCAGATGATTTACATAACACATTTTTAGAAAAATTATACCGCGCAAACatgtcattaaaatttgagAAAAAATACTACAACTTGAAAAGATTTAAGATTAAAACATTATATTATAACAATAAAGATAGTTCTAAAAACAGTATTTGTTTCTAATGGTGGATcaataaaatgtatgaaaatataaaaagatcAATATACAgttaataacaaataaatttcgtTATTGTTTgaagattttaaatttttatttgaattgtGCGCTTAGTTAATTTGAACCAGTTTTTTGGAACTAGTAAAGAGAAGCCAGACGTATTgaaaaaactgaaagcttaaATAAAAGTTAACATGGTTACTGGCGTTAACAGAAAAGCTTACTTGTTGGTTAAACTATGTAAACTTAACAGATACCGtcataagtaaaataaaattaagcaTAGTTTTAAGGAATAATCATTGGCGAGAAAATTGTCACACCATTTAAATTGCACTTAAAGATgcaatgtttaaaataaaaaacaattcaacTGGTGtatcaataataattatatttcgtctttaattaatttatttgtacaaTTCTATAGCTAGATTTCAATACAATTACATAGATCCTATGCTCTGCACGCCTAAGTCAACGATTTATTTTCATAACTGATGGGGTTTTAAAGTTTCTTTTTGTGCAGTCAAATCTTGGCTACATCCAGGGAAAGTAGCTCAACTCGAAGATGGGATTTTAGATACAGACTAGAAGAACTAAGTGACGAACATTAAACTAGGCATAGGTAGCGCCATTCATTAATCGTAAGGTCTAGAACGTATGTTGTTGtgtcaacaaataaatatttacaatgaAAGAAACTCCCGGGGtatttgaaatggaaaattaacaataaaatacaaataatactGCTCGACAAGCACGTCGCAAGGAAGTTGAATTTCGAAGGATATACAAATAGACTAATAGAGAGATGTGTGGGCGGTGGATGAGTTGTGGATGGAGTGGTTGAGATGCACAGTGAGTTGGTGGCGCTTGGATCGGTTAGGAGGATAGGGTGGTTCAGTCAGCGTCATATTTCGCACTCGAACTCCGAGATCCGGTGGTTGAAGTACACCACTCCGTGCTCGAGATCCTCGCTGAACCCGCTCACGTCCATGTAATCCGAGGCCGCCGAGTCGTCGTCCACCCACTTGTGCAGTGACCTGGTGATCTCCAGTCGCGACTGGGCGAACGAGGGTCGCATGTGCGGCTCCTTGTGCCAGCAGCGGGACATCAGGTTGTAGAACTCGTGTCGGCTCTCCTTGGGCAGATCGGGCCTCAGACCCTGCGGCACCCGGCGGATGACCTCGCGTCCCGTCAACTGCGAGTACGGCGTAGAGCCTAAAATTTGGAACAAAGAATTAACATTAATGAATCGTGTGCAAGCTGAAGTCTCCTAGCTTAgaacaaaaatataatcaaCAATTAAGATTATCATTTTGTaccaaaacataaatatatatggtaAGTATGCTGTTTAAATAGTTAGGAACAACTTCTAATAGAATAAGCTCATTAAAAGATCGTAAATCGATACTTTAATAAACTGCACTTCATAGAAAATATCAGGTTCTTTCAAAGAATAATGCTAACATAAAACACTAATAGCATTTTAGTTTGAATTGATGACTGATCAGGCTGGTGTTTAATAGTCTACATATTAATAGCTCAATGTAAACGTTATTGCTGTCTAAATACCCCATTTAGATCTAGATATAACAACTTCAAAGGCGAAGTCGTGTTGCTGCGAATTAATGGCACACCTAACTCTCGGGTATTGTTTAAACTGAAGTTGGATCTCTTTCTCATCTCTTACGCGGATTCAAAAACCTACCCAGAGTGGCGATCTCCCAGAGGACGATGCCAAAGGCCCAGATGTCCGTTTCGGTGGTGAACATGTGGTATTGCAGGCTCTCCGGCGCCATCCATCTAATGGGCAGTGCGTGCCGCTTGCCAATGGTGTCGTGGCCATGGCGCGACTTCTTCTCCCCGTGCGGATGATCCTTGGAGCAGTGGCCTTGGCCCTGACCCTGGCCAAAGGTGTGCTGCCAGTGCTGCAGGATGTATCTGCTGCCAAAGTCGAACTTGAACTTGTGCGCATTGTGGCGCATCAGATCATTCGCCGCAttcttctcctgctccttgcGCAATCGCTCGGCGTCCAGATCGATGGACATGCCAAAGTCACAGATCTTGCACATGCCATTGTGATCGAGGAGCACATTGCGAGCGGCCAGATCTCGATGAACAATCTATGTTGGTTATCAGATAGTTAATATAGgtttaattgtttatatttttcaattgcttACCCTTCGCCCCGCTATGTACTCCATTCCACAGGCTATGTCCAGGGCAAATCCTGCCAGGGTTCGTGGAGATAAGGGCGCCAGACTTCGACCACCTGGCACTGAGGCTGGCAATATGTTTGTGGCACTTCTAGCTGCTCTCAGAAGGGACAGAAGACGGCCCCTCATGGCGTACTCCATAATAAGCATGTGCGGTTCTACGGATAcattacaaatatattaataacaaTCTCCAGGTATAAATTTCTATGAGTACTCACCACCTTCCACACAGGCACCCAGTAGGGTAACCACATTCTGATGGGATCCCAGCTTGCGCATGATATTCGCCTCGTCCTTGAGACTCACCTGCGCACTGCAGGCTCTGATAGTCTTAACGGCCACAATTCTAGTGGCTCCGAAATGACCACTCAGATCGTCGGCCTCCGCCTTCCACACCTGACCAAAGTTTCCCTCGCCCAGGAGGCTCTTCAGCCTGATATTGCTGCGCTCGAACTCCTGGAACTCACTGGCCAAGGATGTCTTATCATCGTTGTTGCCGTATCTATTGTGGTTCGCATCCCGCTGAGATGCCTGTGACATGGGCATGGCCTGGTGGTGCTGATGGCTCGGATGGTTCTGATGGTGCTGCATGTGCTGGTGGTGCGGGTGATCCACctcatcttcatcatcatcgacCTGGTACTTGGAGTCCACCTTCTTCACCGGACTTATGGGCTGCTGGTCCGTGATGCACACATCGAATACCTCACTCTGTTTCGCCCGTCGTCGAGTCACAAAATTTCGCACAAGATAGAGGATGATTGCAGCTAGTGGTATCACTCCCACTGCTACCAAAACTAAGGTGACCAGATTCATGCGTCGCATCTCCATATTCAGATCCCTTTCATTTGCAATCACCGTGGAACTGATGTCCGCAGGAGACGCAGATGAAGATGACTCCACAATGCCGATGTAAACCTCATTGGAAGGTGCAGTCACCGGCGGCGGTGCAGTGGTTGTGGTACTCGTAgtggtactggtactggtgGGTCGCGGGTGCACAGTGGATCTTATGGAGGTCAGGACTGTGGTGCGCAGGATCTTTGGACTGGAATCGGTGGTGTGGGAGGGTTGGGTCTGGGTGCGTGGAGTGACCCCGCAATCGGAGGTGTTGTTGCAGAATACAATCAAGTTGTTCGCATCATCGATGTTTATCTCCCGGGTTAAAGCAGGTCCCAAGGCTCGAATGAGTTCCTTGTCCTTCTCAATGATGGAGTTCGCTTTCGTTGTGGTGGGCATGGCAGTGGTTGAAGTACTGCTCGTTGTGGTGGTGCTGGGGGTGGTGCTACTCGTTGTGGTGGTTGTACTTGTTGTGGATAGTGGTGCTGTGGTGGTTGTTCTTTTTGTGGTGCTGGGCACTggtgttgttgtggttgtacttgtgcttgttgttgtgCGAGGTCTCTCCGTTGTTGTGGTTGTGCTCGTCGTTGTGGTTGATTCCTCAGTGGGAAGAGCTTCCGTCTGAGCCACTGTGGTTTCCTCCTCGGCACTTAGCACGGTGATGATCAGTGGTGTTGAGGATGACGGCGATACTTTTTGCACCAACCTACGCACCACCGGCTTGGCCACTTCCGATTCGGTTTGCTTGAAATCCTGACTGGAATCGGCTATTCCGGCGGTGGGTCTTCCCGAACCCACGTACCTGGTTCGACTCACCGGTGGGGCAGGTGGTGCTGCAGCgggtggtggtgcagctgcCGCCACCAGTCCCCTTTCCCTCATATGGTACTTGTATTTACTGCGACTTCGCTCCACAGGTGTCAGTGGTCTTCGGGTGGACGCAGTGGGTCTGGTAGAGCTGACTGGCGCAGGAGTGGTGCTAGTTGTGGTTACAATAGGCGCAGTGCTCTGAGCCACTGAAACTTCCAGCACGCGAGGATGGTCGTCATCGCCCTCGGCCGCTTTAATTGTCAAACCACCTGGGCGAATGGGTGGCAATTTGGCTCCGAAGTAGACATATGGCTTTAGCTCATCTTCCTCATCGTCCTCAACATCCTCCTCCATGGAGTTGGTTTTGCTGGGTATTCCCTTGCCCATCACTGCGGGCTTAGTGCCATCTGCAATGTGGTTTAGGGTGGCATTTTGCTCTTTGGCCACGACAAAGAGTCCGTGTGAGGACTCGTCGCTGAAAAGGATCTCGTTGGTATCCCGATCTcctgcaggagcagctgcctTCAAAGATGCGGAACCTTTGAGCACCACCGAACTATTGCCATTGGAGGGCATGGCCATGCGGGTGAAGTTGGCACATTGCCGCATGCAACTGGCGGTGGTGCGGCGCGTAAAGTTCTTGGTGCAATTCCGGATGCACACGGATCTGGGATCACTGGGCGCCTTGGAGGTGCTCTCCACTGCCGCCGACGGGGAAATGGCACTCCGTCCGGTGGTGCCAATCCTGGTGCGGAAGCCACCTCGATGCAGAGCGGTGCGACGAGCAGCCAGCACATTCATCAGCTTCCTTTCGCGATCCTGGGCCGAATTCAGTGGCGCAATCGAGGGTCGATTGGCACCCGAGGGCCTGTAAGTGGTGGGCTTATCACCAACCACATCTGTAAGCAGAggaatggaaaaatatttacttagATTGGCTGgcatatttatacccgttactcgtagagtaaaagggtatactagattcgttgaaaagtatgtaacaggcagaaggaagcgtttccgaccatataaagtatatatattcttgatcaggatcaatagccgagtcgatttggccatgtccgtctgtccgtccgtctgtccgtctgtccgtctgtccgtctgtccgtctgtccgtccgtatgaacgtcgagatctcaggaactacaaaagctagaaagttgagattaagcatacagactccagggacatagacgcagcgcaagtttgtcgaatcatgctgccacgcccactctaacgcccacaaaccgcccaaaactgccacgcccacacttttgaaaaatgttttgatattttttcatttttgtattggtgttgtaaatttctatcgatttgtcaaaaaaagttttgccacgcccactctaacgcccacaaaccgcccaaagctgccacgcctacacttttgaaaaatgttttgatattttttcatttttgtattagtcttctaaatttctatcgatttgccaaaaaactttctgccacgcccactataacgcccacaaaccgcccaaagctgctacgcccacacttttgaaaaatgttttgatattttttcatttttgtattagtcttgtaaatttctaccgatttgccaaaaaactttctgccacgcccactataacgcctacaaaccgccaaaaactgtgtttaagactctccttctcccttccactagctgagtaacgggtatcagatagtcggggaactcgactatagcgttctctcttgttttatagtGGCTTTACAGCTTACACGTTACAAAATAATTGAGTAGattatataaatactttgGATGCCAAAGATTTTCATCAAACGACaaacaacaatagcaataTATTCACGAACTCTAGATTGATTGATATTAGCACAggaaaataacaattaaatgtaaattataaacttttaattatgTCAACTACACTACCTTAGCTTAAAAGCAGACAAACTACCCTTTGAGTCTAAAAAGCCAACCATTTTTAAAGACTTTATAAGAAACTCAAGCCCGTGAAAATTCTTTCAAGCTGAACAgtaaat
This portion of the Drosophila santomea strain STO CAGO 1482 chromosome 3L, Prin_Dsan_1.1, whole genome shotgun sequence genome encodes:
- the LOC120449024 gene encoding serine-rich adhesin for platelets; the protein is MSLMKIHRGNESFCSCWLLLLLLVALLLAEAVVAAATLSETQTNATNGAIREPPVQLQQQQQQQLQLQLQLNATAGDGESRNSAEIFSHGDVDVVGDKPTTYRPSGANRPSIAPLNSAQDRERKLMNVLAARRTALHRGGFRTRIGTTGRSAISPSAAVESTSKAPSDPRSVCIRNCTKNFTRRTTASCMRQCANFTRMAMPSNGNSSVVLKGSASLKAAAPAGDRDTNEILFSDESSHGLFVVAKEQNATLNHIADGTKPAVMGKGIPSKTNSMEEDVEDDEEDELKPYVYFGAKLPPIRPGGLTIKAAEGDDDHPRVLEVSVAQSTAPIVTTTSTTPAPVSSTRPTASTRRPLTPVERSRSKYKYHMRERGLVAAAAPPPAAAPPAPPVSRTRYVGSGRPTAGIADSSQDFKQTESEVAKPVVRRLVQKVSPSSSTPLIITVLSAEEETTVAQTEALPTEESTTTTSTTTTTERPRTTTSTSTTTTTPVPSTTKRTTTTAPLSTTSTTTTTSSTTPSTTTTSSTSTTAMPTTTKANSIIEKDKELIRALGPALTREINIDDANNLIVFCNNTSDCGVTPRTQTQPSHTTDSSPKILRTTVLTSIRSTVHPRPTSTSTTTSTTTTAPPPVTAPSNEVYIGIVESSSSASPADISSTVIANERDLNMEMRRMNLVTLVLVAVGVIPLAAIILYLVRNFVTRRRAKQSEVFDVCITDQQPISPVKKVDSKYQVDDDEDEVDHPHHQHMQHHQNHPSHQHHQAMPMSQASQRDANHNRYGNNDDKTSLASEFQEFERSNIRLKSLLGEGNFGQVWKAEADDLSGHFGATRIVAVKTIRACSAQVSLKDEANIMRKLGSHQNVVTLLGACVEGEPHMLIMEYAMRGRLLSLLRAARSATNILPASVPGGRSLAPLSPRTLAGFALDIACGMEYIAGRRIVHRDLAARNVLLDHNGMCKICDFGMSIDLDAERLRKEQEKNAANDLMRHNAHKFKFDFGSRYILQHWQHTFGQGQGQGHCSKDHPHGEKKSRHGHDTIGKRHALPIRWMAPESLQYHMFTTETDIWAFGIVLWEIATLGSTPYSQLTGREVIRRVPQGLRPDLPKESRHEFYNLMSRCWHKEPHMRPSFAQSRLEITRSLHKWVDDDSAASDYMDVSGFSEDLEHGVVYFNHRISEFECEI